One genomic segment of Besnoitia besnoiti strain Bb-Ger1 chromosome VII, whole genome shotgun sequence includes these proteins:
- a CDS encoding Ctr copper transporter family protein (encoded by transcript BESB_080610), which translates to MDMQMTFYWGYRSTILFSWWQTHDAVDFYLAVCVIFGLCLVSAWLKLQCHKLEERRRLALVSPLPAADPLREPRPASSSAEDARIASSFSVPLICSDDGGAKRWSQALSGSRCAAPRLSAALRVEGGEDAREANAKRACCATQRGAEERTETTGYDACAEGLCEAGAEPAAGGRARDHGTCASACGCGREGPAARDALEHSIGSTFSPPTEGGGARGLRVERASHAWANGLTEGATETPAERVSKFAKTARRLFSTWLFACAIAAIDWSLMLVCMTFNAGLFLTVVAGVAAGRTVINSRMRNLWARPWQELLCSHDHS; encoded by the exons ATGGATATGCAGATGACCTTCTACTGGGGCTACCGCTCCACCATCCTCTTCAG CTGGTGGCAAACACACGACGCCGTGGACTTTTATTTGGCCGTCTGCGTGATTTTCGGCCTTTGCTTGGTGAG TGCGTGGCTGAAGCTGCAGTGCCACAAACTggaagagcggcgacgccttgccctcgtgtctccgctgccAGCGGCAGACCCTCTGCGCGAGCCGAGGCCTGCGTCGAGctccgcagaggacgcgcgcatcgcctcctccttttcGGTTCCGCTGATCTGCTcagacgacggaggcgccaaGCGATGGAGCCAGGCACTGTCCGGATCGcgctgtgcggcgccgcggctgagcgccgctctgcgagtcgagggcggagaagacgctcGCGAGGCCAACGCGAAGCGCGCCTGCTGTGCGActcagcgaggcgccgaagagcggACGGAAACGACTGGCTATGACGCGTGTGCTGAAGGACTTtgcgaggccggcgcagagcccgctgccggagggcgcgctcGAGACCACG GGACCTGCGCATCCGCGTGCGGATGCGGCCGGGAAGGCCCGGCGGCTCGAGACGCGCTGGAGCACTCCATAGGTTCAACTTTTAGTCCGCCgacagagggcggcggggcgcgcggcctccgagTCGAGAGAGCCTCGCACGCGTGGGCGAATGGCCTAACTGAGGGCGCCACGGAGACGCCTGCTGAGCGTGTTTCAAAGTTTGCAAAAACTGCACGCCGGCTTTTTTCCACATG GCTCTTCGCGTGCGCGATCGCGGCCATCGACTGGAGTCTGATGCTCGTCTGCATGACCTTCAACGCGGGGCTTTTTCTGACTGTAGTCGCCGGGGTCGCTGCCGGCCGGACAGTCATAAACAGTCGGATGCGCAATTTGTGGGCGCGTCCTTGGCAGGAACTCCTTTGCTCCCACGACCACTCGTGA
- a CDS encoding hypothetical protein (encoded by transcript BESB_080620) produces MANRYSQPALTSAEALASAAPDALDDDRRERQDARDKAPEESNSPQGVFEGGEAAARVSRKSPREFAADAELSRSRDASSGRNDNDESAENQGNLAAQASSHEDPAAALCRDWRTPHAFLSKAATAESLRIPPKLDLTAALMPFYFYGHDKRGNYILVTKFSDFNVPMIRRQLSDLDIRSFFRFKNLAWFGRIAPSPTASSIVVSDAAGTDIARVVLQGGILVAKSYVQAMTSTIPDVGVRVSEIHIMNVPRAAAFLLGIVRALSPKEIQFFTYASRQEFLDKMGDVIGLENLPTHFGGTNAVPIHISELEACFDEFVREARAAEVERRLKELERQEEKERQEMERQFHFLFD; encoded by the exons ATGGCGAACAGATACTCGCAGCCTGCCCTCACTTCAGCCGAagcgctcgcgtctgccgcgccggaTGCGCTCGACGATGATAGGCGCGAACGGCAAGACGCTCGGGACAAAGCGCCTGAGGAAAGTAACTCACCGCAGGGCGTGTTCGAGGggggcgaagcagccgcgcgagtctctcgTAAATCTCCCCGCGAATTTGCCGCCGATGCCGAGCTGTCGCGTTCTCGTGAtgccagcagcggcaggaACGACAACGATGAGTCAGCAGAGAACCAAGGGAACCTCGCCGCTCAAGCCTCGAGCCACGAGGAccctgctgctgccttgTGTCGAGACTGGCGCACTCCGCATGCGTTCCTGAGCAAGGCTGCCACTGCGGAGTCGCTTCGCATTCCTCCGAAGCTGGATCTGACCGCCGCACTGATGCCGTTCTACTTCTACGGCCACGACAAGAGAGGCAACTACATTCTCGTGACCAAG TTCTCCGACTTCAACGTTCCGATGATCCGCCGGCAGCTGAGTGACTTGGACATTCGCTCGTTTTTTCGTTTCAAGAACCTCGCGTGGTTCGGGCGCATCGCCCCCTCGCCTACTGCGTCATCGATCGTGGTGTCTGACGCGGCGGGGACCGACATCGCTCGCGTGGTTCTCCAAGGCGGCATTCTCGTGGCGAAGTCCTACGTGCAGGCGATGACGTCAACGATCCCCGAcgtcggcgtccgcgtgtCGGAAATCCACATCATGAACGTGCCACGGGCCGCGGCATTCCTTTTGGGGATCgtgcgcgcgctgtcgccaAAGGAGATCCAGTTTTTCACCTACGCCAGCCGCCAGGAGTTTCTTGACAAAATGGGAGACGTCATCGGGCTCGAGAACCTGCCGACGCACTTTGGAGGTACTAACGCAGTACCCATTCACATCTCGGAGCTTGAGGCCTGCTTCGATGAATTCGTCAgggaagcgcgcgcggctgaagTCGAGAGACGGCTCAAAGAGCTGGAGCGTCAGGAGGAGAAAGAGCGGCAAGAAATGGAAAGGCAGTTCCATTTCCTCTTTGACTAG
- a CDS encoding hypothetical protein (encoded by transcript BESB_080630), whose amino-acid sequence MGVSRAYSQSFLLSPASHCLPFLFSLFLLSPLSSLVDSKPFHSPLRALPISSHRYASQPSSIPSSFPPPSPVQFSSTLPDGVSSAAALPPAHFAARSPSPSASGPVPSFLGPCSASAACAAPPSRLSSSPTFCGEGRAPLSASSLLLSRHRGSLSPRGYRSSDQTFSVPRWEANSRAYERASAVFSATQGVSSYGLPSHFSTEAGAARAGAPVNHAATPLHSVTSDRHATHHDVAGALSLPLSGAAHSAPSLRRTGSASPFASSPLSRAPVSPLSLFSLLPSTPLHSSSPLFSTVASSSPSDLAAEQDSAPGGGQEQRDMGDCYLPALPSSLLDAETKASLRDTQFVEELEKSFLCYAYSTILSRALPDVRDGLKPVHRRLIYAMQQLRLHPSGSFRKCARVVGEVLGKFHPHGDQAVYDALVRLAQTFVARHPLIEGHGNFGSVDGDPPAAMRYTECRLTRFCEDVLLKNLDEKVIPFRPNFDASEREPVVFPASLPLLLIQGSSGIAVGMSTQIPPHNLHEVLDATIALIRDPDLAEDELFKVFRGPDFPTGGLLMNADELRAAYREGHGRVLLRGRVHLEGDEEEGEDERPGRKRSRALREESEDEDEDEEEQEGEDAEGKSGIKTRGKRRKRRERRLVITEIPYGVNKSTLMQVIAQMISAKFLEGVANVRDESDWRGVRIVLVLRREADAHNILTLLLKHTNLQVYIPINLIALENGTRPVRFSLKSLLLSWISFRFDTLRRLLAAEEKERKARAHLVEGLLKAVNVMDAIVKTVQESMSSEEAQRKLTEAPLSFSPAQAQALLRLTLSRLTRLERRQLEEEAAEQKQNLKRLASLLAHDNEVYDLMVEELTAHKSRHKSSRQTKVVASRVRLQKDKARAKRQARKGEEEPEDSGTVAPLVDEEGANAGAVDAETGDGARDQEPDGKPIQGSRGGQEVSEEVRNFGANRARERAVETGRPSGSASGGVSQSDREGAQTQREARTDDRDEEGEGTGREAETARRLRRAGARHSAAAPCGGRNGAEKKANGPQTKPETPDSAWETKSGDVEDGEDESTVPFGEIQHMQKEDFISNQRNLILLSTPFHVRRLPLSVYPTLKRGALGLRSVASSSAALEGDERASAPAEATPSSAQEASGPCGTPSRASSALRGVWSCWTKDRILFISANGYVSVLPAYKIPLSSRAARGVSLPQLLFDNFARQTQRMLHRKRREEQAPDADLGGSDDEERRAREKKREEKEKAILREACQVATVVAASPTSLRERSGRKARAGKETRRFLVVVTEQGRAAKVELERLLGKNRKTKFMKIISCRAGDRVRAATLLEEEVETTAESGQDEEAREAEEDANEEQDEAEEVEEENDDEEEEDEEEEEDEEEEEGEEEDEDSEDAGQASSLPEEEGEDVRDAATDRAVSPSGKTKDTGASQTSVIIVTRQGMMLRFPAASLRPTGSGKTRGVRGIRLRPGDTVASVAMVPARSGGVKNSNATQELEQDASSAAAAGASRLLGSPEDEGESSLLVVAASGVGKKIRLSSLRMQRRGGVGVRVLRAARKAKERAYSAASATVGPVGSDLEADLDEGDELVEDESEATVAAEHDAASQDARVKQRLEESPSVSLEEAAVEKTKWQEDNYVVALLALPASTGQEERGPGRRKGEETELLSVTQRGFLLRQTCEGLPMPKGRLARGVTLQRLQTGKRGNAPRDAIVAADFVYGGASGN is encoded by the exons ATGGGGGTGTCTCGCGCGTATTCTCAAtctttccttctctcgcctgcctcccaCTGCCTTCCCTTTCTGTTttccctctttctcctctcgccgctctcctccctcGTGGACTCCAAGCCGTTCCACTCGCCGCTTCGTGCTCTTCCGATCTCCTCGCACAGATATGCTTCTCAACCGTCCTCCATTCCATCCTCTTTTCCTCCCCCGTCGCCTGTTCAGTTCTCCTCTACCTTGCCTGAcggcgtctcttcggcggccgcaCTTCCGCCTGCTCACTTCGCGGCGCGTTCcccgtctccctccgcgtctggACCCGTCCCGTCTTTCCTTGGTCCTTGctccgcttcggcggctTGTGCGGCAccgccgtctcgcctttcttcttctccaaCATTCTGCGGAGAAGGGCGTGCGCCCTTGTCCGCCTCATCTTTGCTCTTAAGCAGGCATCGAGGCAGCCTGAGTCCTCGAGGCTACCGCTCAAGCGATCAAACTTTCTCCGTGCCGAGATGGGAAGCAAACTCGAGGGCGTATGAGAGGGCAAGTGCGGTCTTCTCTGCGACTCAGGGCGTCTCTTCCTATGGGCTTCCGTCGCACTTCAgcacagaggcaggcgccgcacgcgctgGTGCGCCGGTAAACCACGCAGCCACACCTCTGCATTCTGTGACGAGTGACAGACACGCGACGCACCACGATGTTGCGGGAGCGCTTTCGCTGCCGCTTTCCGGCGCTGCACACTCAGCGCCCTCCCTGCGTCGCACGggttctgcgtcgcctttcgcgtcttcgccacTGTCCCGCGCCCCCgtctcccccctctctctcttctctctgcttccgtCTACTCCGTTGcactcgtcttctccgctcttTTCCACTGTCGCatcgtcctcgccttctgaCCTTGCAGCCGAGCAAGACTCGGCTCCtgggggggggcaggagcAGCGAGACATGGGCGACTGCTACCTGCCGGctctgccttcctctctcttggaCGCCGAGACGAAGGCTTCCCTTCGCGATACGCAGTTCGTAGAAGAGCTGGAAAAGAGTTTTCTGTGCTACGCGTACAGCACCATTCTGTCGCGGGCACTTCCGGACGTCCGAGATGGCCTCAAGCCTGTGCACCGCAGGCTGATCTACGCCATGCAG CAACTGCGCCTGCATCCCTCGGGGAGTTTTCGCAAATGCGCTCGCGTCGTCGGAGAAGTTCTGGGGAAATTCCACCCCCACGGCGACCAGGCTGTCTACGATGCTCTCGTCAG ACTCGCGCAGACCTTCGTGGCTCGCCACCCGCTCATTGAAGGCCACGGCAACTTCGGCTCCGTCGACGGGGACCCTCCTGCCGCCATGCGATACACAGAGTGCCGTCTCACGCGTTTTTG CGAAGATGTTCTGCTGAAGAACTTGGACGAGAAGGTGATCCCCTTCAGGCCGAACTTCGATGCGAGCGAG CGAGAGCCCGTGGTGTTTcccgcttcgctgccgctcctcCTCATTCAAGGAAGCTCAGGCATTGCAGTGGGCATGAGCACGCAAATCCCGCCGCACAATCTCCACGAGGTCCTCGATGCAACGATCGCTCTCATACG AGACCCCGATTTGGCTGAGGACGAACTTTTCAAGGTCTTTCGGGGTCCCGATTTTCCGACAGGCGGCTTACTGATGAACGCAGACGAGCTCCGCGCAGCCTACAGAGAAGGCCACGGTCGCGTTctgctccgcggccgcgtgcaTCTCGAGggtgacgaagaagagggcgaggacgagagACCGGGAAGGAAGCGGTCACGCGCTTTGCGCGAAGAGtcggaagacgaggacgaggatgaagaagagcaggagggagaagacgcagaaggaaaAAGCGGAATCAAAACGCGAGGAAagcgcagaaagaggagagagcggcgtcTGGTCATCACCGAGATACCTTACGGAGTCAATAAG AGCACTCTCATGCAAGTGATCGCCCAGATGATCTCCGCCAAATTCCTCGAGGGCGTCGCAA ACGTGCGGGATGAGAGCGActggcgcggcgtgcgcatCGTCCTCGTGCTTCGTCGGGAGGCTGACGCGCACAACATCTTGACGCTTCTGCTGAAGCATACAAACCTCCAAGTATACATCCCCATCAACCTCATCGCGCTCGAAAATGGCACGCGTCCTGTTCGATTTTCTCTCAA GTCCCTGTTGCTTTCCTGGATCTCTTTCCGTTTCGACACGCTTCGGCGTTTGCTAGCCGCTgaggaaaaggagagaaaagctCGCGCACATCTTGTTGAGGGGCTGCTGAAGGCCGTCAACGTCATGGATGCCATTGTGAAGACAGTGCAGGAAAGCATGAGCTCGGAGGAAGCGCAGCGAAAATTGACGG AAGCGCCGCTGAGCTTCTCGCCCGCGCAAGCGCaggctctgcttcgcctcacGCTGTCGCGGCTGACGCGACTGGAGCGCCGTCAGCtggaagaggaggccgcggaacAGAAGCAGAACTTGAAGCGTCTGGCGTCGCTGCTTGCTCACGACAACGAGGTCTACGACTTGATGGTTGAGGAACTGACGGCGCACAAGAGTCGCCACAAGAGCTCGAGGCAGACCAAGGTCGTGGCCTCTCGAGTTCGGCTGCAGAAGgacaaggcgcgcgcgaagcggcaggcgcgcaagggagaggaagagccCGAAGACAGCGGCACAGTCGCGCCTCTCgtagacgaggaaggcgcaaacgcgggcgccgtcgacgcggagacaggcgacggcgcgcgagatcAGGAGCCGGATGGGAAACCGATCCAAGGCTCAAGAGGAGGGCAGGAAGTTAGCGAGGAAGTCAGGAACTTCGGCGCGAACAGGGCACGCGAACGCGCAGTGGAGACGGGACGGCCAAGCGGAAGTGCCTCAGGAGGCGTGTCGCAGTCTGACAgggaaggcgcgcagacgcagagggaggccAGAACTGACGATCGAGACGAAGAGGGGGAAGGCACAGGGAGAGAAGCCGAGACAGCCCGCAGGCTGAGGAGAGCTGGTGCACGCCACAGCGCTGCAGCCccctgcggaggcagaaaCGGGGCTGAGAAGAAGGCAAACGGACCACAAACTAAACCGGAAACCCCGGATAGTGCCTGGGAAACGAAGTCAGGAGACGttgaagacggcgaagatgAATCGACCGTGCCTTTCGGAGAGATCCAGCACATGCAGAAAGAAGACTTCATCTCCAACCAACG GAACCTCATTCTCCTCTCCACTCCGTTTCACGTTCGTCGGCTGCCGCTTTCTGTGTACCCGACGTTGAAACGTGGCGCGCTGGggctccgcagcgtcgcgtcttcttcggcggctctcgagggcgacgagcgagcgagcgcacctgcggaggcgacacCGTCGTCAGCCCAGGAGGCGTCTGGGCCGTGTgggacgccgtcgcgcgcctcgtctgcgcttcgcggcgTGTGGAGTTGCTGGACGAAGGACCGAATTTTGTTTATCTCGGCGAACGGCTACGTGTCGGTTTTGCCGGCGTATAAAATCCCTCtgtcgtcgcgcgcagctcgcggcgtgAGCCTGCCGCAGTTGCTGTTTGACAACTTCGCCAGGCAGACTCAGCGGATGTTGCACAGgaagagacgcgaggagcaggcgcccgacgccgacCTGGGGGGGTCTGACGATGAAgagcgacgggcgcgggagaagaaacgcgaagaaaaggagaaagCAATTCTGCGGGAGGCATGCCAAGTCGCCACGGTTgtggctgcgtcgccgactTCGCTGCGGGAGAGGTCAGgacggaaggcgagagccgGCAAAGAGACGCGCCGGTTCCTGGTTGTCGTCACCGAGCAGGGGCGCGCTGCCAAAGTTGAGTTGGAGAGACTTCTCGGCAAAAACCGGAAAACGAAGTTCATGAAAATCATTtcctgccgcgccggagaccgcgtgcgggcggcgacgctgctcGAGGAAGAAGTAGAGACGACGGCAGAATCTGggcaagacgaagaagcacgcgaagccgaggaggacgcaaACGAGGAACAGGACGAAGCTGAGGAGGttgaagaagagaacgacgacgaagaggaagaagacgaagaagaggaagaagacgaggaagaggaagaaggcgaagaagaggacgaagactcGGAGGACGCGGGGCAAGCGAGTTCGCTTccggaagaggagggagaggacgtGAGGGACGCAGCAACAGACAGAGCAGTATCACCCAGCGGTAAAACCAAGGACACTGGTGCATCGCAAACGTCCGTCATTATTG TCACGAGACAGGGTATGATGCTTCGGTTCCCCGCAGCTTCACTTCGGCCCACAGGATCGGGCAAGAcgcgaggcgtccgcggcatCCGTCTGCG GCCCGGAGACaccgtcgcctctgtcgctaTGGTGCCGGCACGGAGCGGCGGAGTGAAGAATTCCAACGCGACGCAAGAACTTGAACAAGATGCAtcgagcgcggccgcggcaggcgccagcAGACTACTCGGCTCACcagaggacgaaggagagTCGTCCCTGCTGGTTGTGGCTGCCTCCGGCGTCG GGAAGAAGATTAGGCTATCTTCGCTTCGCATgcaacggcgaggcggcgtcggcgtccgaGTGCTtcgcgcagcgaggaaggcgaaggagagggcATACAGCGCCGCAAGCGCCACGGTTGGTCCTGTCGGCAGCGACCTTGAGGCAGATCtagacgagggagacgaacTCGTGGAAGATGAAAGCGAAGCTACAGTCGCGGCCGAGCACGACGCTGCGAGCCAAGACGCACGGGTGAAGCAGCGACTGGAAGAGAGTCCATCTGTTTCTCTTGAGGAAGCTGCCGTGGAAAAGACAAAGTGGCAGGAAGACAATTATGTTGTCGCTCTCTTGGCCTTGCCGGCTTCAACAGGccaagaagagagaggcccCGGACGAaggaagggcgaggagacggaaCTTCTCTCCGTCACGCAGCGGGGCTTTCTGCTCCGACAAACGTGTGAGGGTCTTCCCATGCCGAAAGGCCGCCTTGCCCGTGGGGTGACGCTCCAGCGGCTCCAAACAGGCAAGCGTGGAAACGCGCCACGCGACGCCATTGTCGCCGCCGACTTTGTGTACGGCGGGGCTTCCGGAAACTAA
- a CDS encoding hypothetical protein (encoded by transcript BESB_080640), whose protein sequence is MKHCEPEGKKHKRKKKAKRWKPSQFSAEEGSREPGSGLERHTAQSRHGEKQKDKSNCSGDIARERHKRRGTGEERHSGSWRLPLPRISFRRRELDSIHTVIHYDKFALPLAAGVIFHSIARAFVGVDCSPSLVAFAAFPVHAIAGFAAASLFVRTSFSSSGLPLAPRVYLRVPCSRAATAEAPVDSGISSSRLDPRPWKGNFRRGTGEKEFAKVFEDANAGVTSAAGAAALRARLLQLASLVWGYSGRLAAAVCLPGIRRIPPGCSCILSFRFQHQLLRGTSPEKALPDGRRREAGTGPGGRYSRKDDSGSGPALHNQKRTTGFSGSR, encoded by the exons ATGAAACACTGCGAACCCGAGGGGAAGAAGCacaagagaaagaagaaggcgaagaggtgGAAGCCCTCGCAGTTTTCCGCAGAAGAGGGGAGTCGCGAACCTGGAAGTGGCTTAGAGCGTCACACGGCCCAGTCACGGCATGGGGAGAAACAGAAAGATAAATCGAACTGCTCGGGAGACATCGCCCGGGAGAGACACAAAAGACGCGGCACTGGCGAGGAGCGACACAGTGGTTCCTGGCGGCTTCCGCTGCCCCGAATTTCTTTCCGTCGACGAGAACTCGACTCGATTCACACCGTTATTCACTACGATAAG TTCGCACTACCTTTGGCCGCAGGAGTTATCTTCCATTCGATCGCGCGTGCATTTGTTGGCGTCGACTGCTCCCCAtctctcgtcgccttcgctgcctttcCCGTCCACGCGATCGCcggcttcgccgctgcttccttGTTCGTCCGGActtccttctcgtcctcCGGCCTGCCGCTTGCCCCCCGCGTGTACCTGCGTGTCCCttgctcgcgcgcagcgaccgcagaggcgcccgtCGACAGCGGGATCTCTTCAAGCCGTTTGGATCCCAGACCGTGGAAGGGTAACTTCAGGAGAGGGACAGGGGAGAAAGAATTTGCCAAGGTGTTCGAAGACGCGAACGCAGGAGTGACATCGGCCGCAggtgctgcagcgctgcgggcgaggctcctgcagctggcgTCGTTGGTGTGGGGTTACTCAGGAAGACTCGCAGCTGCTGTGTGCCTGCCTGGTATCAGGCGCATACCTCCAGGCTGCAGCTGTATACTCTCTTTCCGATTTCAGCACCAACTCCTCCGGGGGACGAGCCCCGAGAAGGCTCTACCTGAcggccgaaggcgagaggcaggcacAGGGCCAGGTGGTCGATACAGCAGGAAAGACGACAGCGGAAGTGGCCCTGCACTCCACAACcagaagaggacgacagGATTCAGTGGAAGCCGGTAG